In one window of Pseudobdellovibrionaceae bacterium DNA:
- a CDS encoding choice-of-anchor D domain-containing protein codes for MGKLFYKLINIVGELAKVLLQVSAFVNLAFLFGCSIGDTTLSGSFSGGLKTTASLSLENNLHFQIPEDANTQFVVKLSDAVIKDTRVDWAVFPDGGGDASSDFTAITGTSTIPKGEVSYAVTLPIMDDNLYEGNETFRWVFISYSEHLTVDIEQYNFTIIDNEAVPTLSFVSTSSQFDEGDGNVNVEVSVNPASAFSIDLSYTVGGSALGGGGDYDNFIGGTLTVSPGNATASLSIDLVDDVLDEVDETIALNLTGAVVNGSITAVLAAPNAHTLTIVDNENALLSITDTDPYSFGNVSVNGSSTYSFTLTNSGSGAATSIADLLGLSAPFTYLDGTYPGTGGNCGASLATGGSCVLVVDFAPTSGGSFSDAIELSYFDGMNSQFITHGVQGNGASGAVLTVSDGATYDYGLTENSTSKDHSFTISNTGGSPASSISLSGLAAPYDYKDNTFPGTGGDCGTTLAGGDTCTVVITFSPSASGPYPEQLVVDYNSGTGMTQVIRDMTGVGASSFTWTGLGGNSNWTTGGNWLGGSAPGVSDVAVFDQYCTNCSATINANANLAGITMSSGYAGTITQAPTFIVTVGASGYTQAGGTFVGGDGDVYLNGDFSLTGGAFISTSATLVAAGSFVLSGAPSFNHNSGTFKITANGTKSINPNSTNFNNVLIQNGCCAGLASFDGTMNIQGTLTSDTSNHYDGIGVFNLSGDLVVTDIGYNLSPTFRFVGSGNQTVTSPMAVTRLPNVEFAKAGGTLTFATDHEFRGNVIYTTGNLNFGTTRTLIRGSDGQTVTVPGLEFYDFELTAFSSGIATFTDNVIVKNDFTHSTAQQLDQGITFFIGGDVFVNDASVSAQTSIYNLEFNGTADQHFSFTGTHLTNGNFTVNKASGTLFFDTNADLDGVGQDFYVNNGIVNLNGHNLAVNDQLNVGDGVGAASSARILKACNTIAAGTQTVNPADGEIVGSSSTPNVTISDATVAEGGNLVFNVALSEGVCAGDFTVNYTVNSGTATIANSDYVAPATDSDATPNDGTLTLTSGSTSGTITIATTADGTMEMDETITVVLGTASHGSLIDDTGLGTIENDDDNGFIWTGDAGDGDFSNEANWSNGIVAPGASDIVAFTNLCSDFPANCNVNTTASVSVAGMWLFGSYPGIMTQSAGDTVTIGSGQYIQAGGTFVGGDSEMDLERFTLTGGTFTSTSSELRVGFNAVSIATDGFTYKGGTFNHNSGTVVFDGSGVANGLLKSFVVSSPSLLTFYNLNVDMTDLHSGDGYDGAYVEFQDAVAVANDLRIIDGYLDEGSIDLGGNLYLDFTNANRKAERRGSTRVLFHSGGNQQIFASDQGVFAPAIDVDNGTTVSPGAGTTTFGLSFLNMQSGSFNSPTGDLVFYDWLSEGATQLEGINITGGTFNHNNGHVKVLYSGSANWTHKIIFKLADPAGLTLNHLTVGIVDRHSGGNYDDVVFEIAAGHNLVLAGNLYLEDGQLDGGSIELAGDLYLGYTDAAQKAEIDGTTVIRFNDSGSHEIHSTQADACGPVIEVSNGSTVTAAAGTTDFSIEKLVILGGNFTGPTGVLSFSGRLPDSQSQIDGFTVNGGTFTHNNGTVKVNRIGGGNGGNFSIFAFVVPGGITLNNLIIDSRDGHLGGGSDDVNVLITAGHIVTLDGDLTIDDGKIDSGTLRINGDAIFNYTDAAIMAEGGTAVIEMVGGADAQIAVDAGAMTPTSVVSVNKPSAVLSLQTGLNLSAAGQDLQIIDGDIDLNGYDLTVNDQLNVGDGVGAASSARIIKGCSTITAGSQNVNSTDGEIVGSSSDPNITISDATVAEGGTLVFNVNLSEGVCAGDVTIDYVVVDGLAKVAGSDYSATLIDSDGSPNDGTLNISGGGLSGTISVATTADTTLEFDEDLSVILSNASHGTVTDASGLGIIENDDDNGYVWTGISGDNDFNNGANWSNGILAPGASDIAFFDGRCSDVPVNCDATTSTNVNVKGLWVASDFSGTITQDLGHSFVVGSEDWIQYGGIFDGGNSLIDIDGPILLYAGQFNSTSGELSVGWYQNLDQTVLSVGAAAGFNHNSGLVTFDSTVGNCSGGGVNNFKFIDVDSTLSLYDVTVDGNFDACHGNFPQVGPVDGDTIVVLNDFYHFEGGLRGNWEVYGDVRVGGNAKSRYNGVIKFVGGAPQQYIVDGGTANTGSFTIDKTAGTVTPSPASANLAINTLRILNGNFIAPSGTLTLNRFNTGDAFQISPGASFSHNNGTLYFTGTSPNCNGGGDRYFYMDLGGSDLDVFNVTAAGQYIACHSQNSGVDVDPAHSLIVNGDFVQQSGLIKGNWVVKGNISVTDDRTGGPASLTLSGSSNQTISYSTPSGNGGKMPSGLIIVDKPGGDLIFGSDISFNSAGQDLALVDGDIDLNNYDLTVNDNFDVGDGVGSASSATVLQGCSTITAGTTTIDPSDGEILGSGSSPIITIDDPIVNEGGNLVFTVSLSEPVCGASFTVNFATSNGTASSASDYTASSGTLNIPAGDTSGTINIVTIDDAAMEVDETVNVTLSVISHGSLGDSLGVGTIANNDDNGYLWTGNAGDGNFSNGANWSNGSVAPSSSNIAMFDGVCNDVPANCNASTSANINVQGLWFNSNYSGLVTQTAGHSVTVGAGNWIQVGGVFEGGNSNITIGGGFDLRNASFTSTTADLSVSKDVGIHNSTFDHNGGTFKLTGGNPPTVNFYAPNTTFNNLEIHKNAGGSGGAVLKLEAGSTVTVAGNMVVNMTGLWGSRLEGLSSTIEVMGDYTSLLSGGSDSYNVKLKLVGGNGQTVNGAGGKFPSIEIAKAPGAVVSFINDLKLTGHLVYSSGIVDVSGLTSLSFVNTDGNNVTGNVNVDMPGVVFPNLNVLISGVSSGSCNVNFLSDIEVSGDVFVNMQVSAAQRIYGPGRIKVQGNITLQSLSGGNAGFDAIGTGDQYIIRTGGTWPSGTFVVNKPSGKLRLLSNITLNSAGQDFDVQSGKVDMNGYDLTVNDQLSTSYGTEIIENCGALSYGAHNPANGTIVSSGSSPDVYITDAFADEGNSLSFTVTLSEPVCGTSFIADYASSDSTATLADSDYTSSTGTLSIPAKQLSGTITVNTTGDSNIEPDELLIMTLTNPSAGTLADAVGWGQILANEDSGFVWTGNTGDGDFSNNNNWSGLVVPGSTDIAIFDATCNDVPANCNVHTSASVNVSGLRMYSSYPGIFTQNAGHTISVGTAYWKQTGGTFVGGDSTIDLDEFYLESGSFTSTSGTLTVGRNLGWNPANDNDNGFVLGKNAIFLHNGGTVRFDGYGSVSDSGISIATIKSPKGVAFYNLAIDVSDNGYGGLDDALFEFIAAPSGSYVVEGNYTHSNGKVIGLGVELDLRGNGLWECVNATSDCAFSTSVNNANLATIWININGTLAQEYDVADGAAAPHIRVNTNSSFSPAAGETSSKFGNLELIKGTFNAPSSELSLSPAMGWGVTGTVNNGGFVVFPGASVSGLNSLVIGAFAGASDGMAVIFNVDVPTSLTMTNLTIDVDDIGYGHWSDAKMEIAAGDTLVITGNLTVDEGVLNGGSIEVQGNAAFNCADATSDCSFGGSTLISMTGSGNVNLSQATSAVVPGGAFTVGKDNTTDNVTLLTNFDLDTAGQDLNVTQGILEVDDYLMSVHGDANVNASGDVLCSGSGSWNLLGTLAGATTCAP; via the coding sequence TTGGGAAAGCTTTTTTATAAACTCATCAATATAGTGGGTGAACTTGCGAAGGTTTTATTGCAGGTCAGTGCCTTCGTAAATCTTGCATTTCTTTTTGGCTGCAGCATTGGCGATACAACCCTTTCAGGCAGCTTTTCAGGGGGCCTTAAGACCACGGCCTCACTAAGTCTTGAAAACAATCTTCATTTTCAAATTCCTGAGGATGCTAACACTCAGTTTGTAGTGAAGCTGTCAGATGCTGTTATTAAAGACACCCGGGTGGATTGGGCGGTGTTTCCAGATGGAGGCGGTGATGCCAGCAGTGATTTTACTGCCATTACCGGCACTTCGACTATTCCCAAGGGGGAGGTTTCATACGCGGTAACGCTTCCCATAATGGACGACAATTTGTACGAAGGTAACGAAACATTCCGTTGGGTGTTTATCAGTTACAGTGAGCATCTGACAGTTGATATTGAACAATATAATTTTACGATAATAGATAACGAGGCTGTGCCGACACTTTCATTTGTAAGTACATCAAGCCAGTTTGACGAAGGCGACGGCAATGTGAATGTTGAAGTCAGCGTCAACCCTGCGAGTGCATTTTCCATCGATCTCTCTTACACTGTTGGTGGTTCAGCCCTTGGAGGCGGAGGCGACTATGATAACTTCATCGGAGGCACACTAACGGTTTCTCCGGGCAATGCCACTGCGAGCTTAAGTATTGACCTTGTTGACGACGTCCTAGACGAGGTTGATGAAACCATTGCCCTTAATCTTACCGGCGCAGTGGTGAATGGTTCGATTACCGCTGTATTGGCCGCTCCGAATGCGCACACTTTAACTATTGTAGACAACGAGAATGCATTACTTAGTATTACTGATACAGACCCGTATAGCTTTGGCAACGTGAGCGTGAACGGTAGCTCTACATACAGTTTTACGCTGACAAACTCTGGTTCTGGGGCGGCCACTTCGATAGCGGATTTATTAGGCCTTTCAGCTCCGTTTACATATTTAGATGGCACATATCCCGGTACTGGCGGCAATTGCGGAGCATCCCTTGCCACTGGCGGATCTTGCGTATTGGTGGTTGATTTCGCCCCAACATCCGGCGGCAGTTTTTCTGATGCCATTGAACTTTCTTACTTTGATGGTATGAATTCCCAGTTTATAACTCACGGCGTTCAGGGCAACGGTGCCTCTGGAGCGGTGTTGACGGTGAGCGACGGGGCTACTTACGATTATGGCTTGACTGAAAATAGCACATCTAAAGATCATAGCTTTACGATTTCAAACACAGGTGGTAGCCCAGCCTCCAGCATTTCTTTATCTGGGCTTGCTGCTCCTTATGACTACAAAGACAACACCTTCCCAGGCACTGGTGGTGACTGCGGAACCACACTTGCGGGAGGCGATACGTGCACAGTGGTTATTACCTTCTCACCATCGGCCAGTGGCCCTTATCCTGAACAACTAGTGGTGGACTATAACTCGGGCACAGGAATGACCCAGGTCATCCGTGACATGACAGGTGTAGGAGCAAGTTCGTTTACATGGACGGGGCTGGGTGGGAATAGCAATTGGACAACAGGTGGCAACTGGCTTGGTGGCAGCGCCCCGGGCGTTTCTGATGTGGCTGTGTTTGATCAATACTGTACCAATTGCAGTGCCACAATCAATGCAAATGCAAACTTGGCCGGGATCACCATGTCTTCAGGGTACGCGGGGACAATTACACAGGCGCCAACCTTTATAGTGACTGTAGGTGCCAGTGGCTACACCCAAGCTGGTGGTACATTTGTCGGTGGGGATGGCGATGTTTATTTAAACGGTGATTTTTCACTCACTGGTGGCGCGTTTATTTCTACATCGGCAACGCTTGTGGCCGCAGGTAGTTTTGTTTTGAGTGGGGCTCCGAGCTTCAATCATAACTCTGGTACCTTTAAGATCACTGCAAACGGCACCAAATCCATTAACCCTAATTCTACAAACTTTAACAATGTTTTAATTCAAAATGGCTGTTGTGCAGGTCTTGCGAGTTTTGATGGAACTATGAATATCCAGGGAACTTTAACTTCAGACACATCTAACCACTATGATGGAATAGGCGTGTTTAATCTTTCTGGAGATCTTGTGGTCACCGATATCGGCTACAATTTATCCCCTACATTTAGGTTTGTAGGCTCAGGCAATCAGACGGTTACCAGTCCAATGGCTGTTACTCGTTTGCCCAACGTCGAGTTTGCCAAGGCCGGTGGCACTCTCACATTCGCCACAGATCATGAGTTTCGCGGAAACGTCATTTACACCACCGGAAATTTGAATTTTGGTACAACACGTACATTGATTAGAGGAAGTGATGGTCAAACTGTTACGGTCCCTGGTCTGGAATTCTATGATTTTGAGCTAACGGCATTTTCGAGCGGTATAGCTACGTTTACAGACAACGTGATTGTAAAGAATGACTTTACCCACTCAACGGCTCAGCAATTAGATCAAGGTATCACGTTTTTTATAGGTGGAGATGTGTTTGTTAACGATGCTTCGGTCTCTGCCCAAACTAGTATCTACAATTTAGAATTTAATGGAACAGCCGATCAGCATTTTTCGTTCACCGGCACCCACCTTACCAATGGAAACTTCACCGTCAATAAAGCCAGTGGCACTTTGTTTTTTGACACGAATGCCGATCTCGACGGGGTGGGACAAGATTTTTACGTTAATAATGGTATTGTAAATTTAAACGGGCATAACCTTGCAGTAAATGACCAGCTAAACGTGGGCGACGGGGTCGGCGCCGCAAGTAGCGCTCGTATTCTGAAGGCTTGTAATACGATTGCAGCAGGCACACAAACAGTAAACCCCGCAGATGGTGAGATTGTTGGATCAAGCTCCACCCCGAACGTCACAATTTCTGATGCCACAGTAGCTGAAGGTGGTAACTTAGTTTTTAACGTGGCACTTTCTGAAGGTGTATGTGCTGGTGACTTTACTGTGAACTACACAGTCAACAGCGGCACGGCAACAATTGCCAATTCTGATTATGTGGCCCCAGCGACAGACTCTGATGCTACACCTAATGATGGTACTTTAACTCTGACTAGCGGAAGTACCTCGGGTACTATTACGATTGCTACCACTGCCGATGGAACTATGGAAATGGACGAAACCATTACCGTGGTTTTAGGCACGGCCTCACACGGTTCCTTGATCGATGACACGGGTCTGGGGACAATAGAAAACGACGATGACAATGGCTTTATTTGGACGGGTGATGCTGGGGATGGTGACTTTTCAAATGAGGCCAATTGGTCAAATGGTATTGTGGCGCCTGGCGCGTCTGATATTGTGGCCTTTACTAATTTGTGTAGTGATTTTCCGGCAAACTGTAACGTGAATACAACTGCGTCGGTATCAGTGGCCGGCATGTGGTTGTTTGGCTCTTATCCGGGCATTATGACTCAGAGTGCTGGAGATACCGTTACCATTGGATCAGGTCAGTATATTCAAGCGGGAGGTACCTTTGTTGGCGGGGATTCCGAAATGGATCTCGAGCGCTTCACCTTAACGGGGGGCACATTTACTTCTACATCTAGTGAGTTACGTGTCGGCTTCAACGCCGTATCAATAGCCACGGATGGATTTACCTACAAAGGCGGTACCTTTAATCATAATAGTGGTACGGTTGTTTTTGACGGGTCGGGAGTTGCAAACGGCTTGCTGAAGAGCTTTGTTGTTAGTTCGCCCAGTCTCCTTACATTTTACAACTTAAACGTCGATATGACTGATCTGCACTCGGGAGACGGTTATGATGGGGCCTATGTCGAGTTTCAAGACGCTGTCGCCGTTGCCAATGACCTTCGGATCATAGATGGTTATCTGGATGAGGGCAGCATTGATTTGGGTGGCAATCTGTATCTTGACTTTACAAATGCCAACAGAAAAGCGGAGCGTAGGGGCAGTACGAGAGTATTATTTCACTCTGGTGGTAACCAACAAATATTTGCGTCGGATCAAGGTGTTTTTGCGCCAGCCATTGACGTCGATAATGGTACTACGGTTAGTCCGGGGGCCGGTACGACCACATTTGGTCTTTCTTTCTTGAATATGCAAAGTGGTAGTTTTAACTCTCCGACAGGGGACCTTGTTTTTTACGATTGGCTTAGCGAGGGTGCCACTCAACTGGAGGGAATTAATATAACCGGTGGGACGTTTAATCACAACAATGGGCATGTGAAAGTTCTGTATTCGGGGAGCGCAAACTGGACGCACAAAATTATTTTCAAACTAGCGGACCCAGCGGGGTTGACATTAAATCATCTAACAGTGGGAATCGTAGATCGGCATTCTGGTGGTAACTATGATGATGTTGTGTTTGAAATCGCTGCTGGCCACAATTTGGTCTTAGCGGGAAATCTTTATCTTGAAGACGGTCAGTTAGATGGTGGAAGTATCGAATTGGCTGGGGACCTCTATTTGGGATACACTGATGCCGCCCAAAAAGCGGAGATTGATGGAACGACAGTGATTCGATTTAATGATTCCGGGTCACATGAAATTCATTCGACACAGGCCGATGCCTGTGGGCCTGTGATCGAGGTCAGTAACGGATCGACGGTGACCGCGGCTGCGGGCACCACCGATTTTTCAATCGAGAAACTAGTGATTCTCGGAGGTAATTTCACCGGACCCACTGGGGTTTTGTCCTTTTCTGGTCGCCTGCCAGATTCTCAAAGTCAAATTGATGGTTTTACAGTAAATGGTGGGACATTTACTCATAATAATGGAACAGTCAAAGTGAATCGAATTGGTGGTGGAAATGGTGGAAATTTTAGTATTTTTGCATTTGTAGTGCCTGGGGGAATAACTCTAAACAATTTGATAATTGATTCGCGTGACGGCCACTTAGGTGGCGGTAGCGACGATGTTAATGTGTTGATCACAGCAGGCCACATTGTAACCCTTGATGGAGATTTAACCATTGATGACGGAAAGATCGATTCTGGAACATTGCGGATAAATGGTGATGCGATTTTTAATTACACTGACGCAGCCATAATGGCCGAAGGTGGTACTGCTGTAATTGAAATGGTTGGTGGGGCAGACGCACAAATCGCTGTGGATGCTGGCGCCATGACCCCAACAAGCGTGGTTTCGGTGAATAAACCGTCGGCGGTTTTATCTCTGCAAACGGGGTTAAATCTTTCTGCTGCAGGACAAGATCTTCAGATTATCGATGGTGATATTGACCTCAACGGCTACGATCTTACGGTCAACGACCAGCTCAATGTGGGTGACGGTGTGGGCGCAGCTAGCAGCGCCAGAATCATTAAGGGTTGTAGTACCATCACGGCCGGTTCACAAAACGTAAACTCCACAGACGGTGAAATTGTGGGATCTTCGTCTGATCCCAATATCACAATCAGTGACGCCACCGTCGCTGAAGGCGGTACCTTGGTGTTTAATGTGAACTTGTCAGAAGGAGTGTGTGCCGGCGATGTTACCATTGATTATGTGGTAGTTGATGGCCTGGCAAAAGTAGCAGGCAGTGACTACAGTGCTACTTTAATTGACAGCGATGGGTCGCCCAATGATGGCACTCTGAATATATCGGGTGGTGGCCTGTCGGGCACTATTTCAGTTGCGACAACGGCGGATACGACTCTGGAGTTTGATGAAGATTTAAGTGTGATACTTTCAAACGCCTCTCATGGAACCGTTACAGATGCCAGCGGACTAGGCATAATCGAAAACGATGACGACAATGGCTATGTTTGGACGGGCATTTCTGGTGACAACGATTTTAATAATGGCGCAAATTGGTCAAACGGCATTTTGGCTCCAGGAGCTTCGGATATAGCCTTTTTTGACGGAAGGTGTAGTGATGTGCCGGTCAATTGTGACGCCACGACTTCAACCAATGTGAATGTAAAAGGTCTTTGGGTGGCATCAGACTTTTCGGGTACGATCACTCAAGACTTGGGTCATTCGTTTGTCGTCGGTTCAGAAGATTGGATTCAGTATGGCGGCATTTTTGATGGTGGAAACAGTCTCATAGATATAGACGGGCCGATACTGTTGTATGCGGGGCAATTTAATAGCACCTCTGGCGAGCTCAGCGTGGGCTGGTACCAGAATTTGGATCAAACGGTCCTATCAGTGGGGGCGGCCGCTGGATTTAACCATAATAGTGGCTTAGTGACTTTTGATTCCACTGTTGGGAACTGTTCTGGTGGTGGTGTCAACAATTTCAAATTCATAGATGTTGACTCGACTTTAAGCCTTTATGACGTCACGGTAGATGGTAACTTCGATGCATGTCACGGCAACTTTCCACAGGTGGGGCCGGTTGATGGTGATACAATTGTGGTGCTTAATGACTTTTACCATTTTGAAGGTGGGCTTCGCGGCAACTGGGAGGTCTATGGAGATGTTCGAGTGGGGGGTAACGCTAAGTCTAGGTATAATGGTGTAATCAAATTTGTTGGAGGGGCTCCTCAGCAATATATTGTTGATGGAGGTACCGCCAATACAGGAAGCTTCACTATTGACAAGACTGCTGGTACGGTGACACCTAGTCCGGCGAGTGCTAACTTGGCAATTAATACTCTTCGGATTTTGAACGGCAATTTTATAGCGCCATCGGGCACATTGACGTTGAATAGATTTAACACCGGCGACGCGTTTCAAATTAGTCCCGGGGCAAGTTTTAGTCACAACAATGGAACCCTTTATTTTACCGGAACCTCTCCTAATTGTAATGGTGGCGGAGATCGATATTTTTATATGGATCTGGGCGGATCGGACTTAGATGTTTTCAACGTTACTGCAGCGGGACAGTACATCGCCTGTCATAGTCAGAACTCTGGTGTCGATGTAGATCCTGCACATTCTTTAATTGTAAATGGAGATTTTGTTCAACAAAGTGGATTGATAAAAGGGAATTGGGTAGTAAAAGGCAACATATCTGTAACCGATGATCGTACAGGCGGGCCAGCGTCGCTGACTTTGAGTGGAAGTAGCAATCAAACAATATCTTATTCAACTCCGTCAGGCAATGGTGGGAAAATGCCCTCTGGACTAATCATAGTGGATAAGCCTGGCGGGGACTTGATTTTCGGTAGTGACATATCGTTCAACAGTGCGGGCCAAGATTTAGCTCTTGTTGATGGAGATATTGATTTAAATAATTATGACTTAACTGTTAATGACAACTTCGACGTGGGCGATGGCGTAGGATCGGCAAGTTCAGCGACAGTTCTTCAAGGGTGTAGCACAATCACTGCTGGCACCACTACCATCGACCCGTCAGATGGCGAAATTTTAGGATCAGGATCTAGCCCCATTATTACCATCGATGACCCCATAGTAAACGAGGGCGGGAACTTAGTATTTACAGTGAGTCTGTCTGAGCCAGTGTGTGGGGCGAGTTTCACAGTCAATTTTGCTACATCCAATGGAACGGCTTCAAGCGCTTCGGATTATACGGCTAGCTCAGGCACATTGAATATACCAGCAGGTGACACGTCAGGGACGATCAACATCGTAACCATTGATGACGCCGCTATGGAAGTGGACGAAACCGTTAATGTGACTTTGTCAGTCATCTCCCATGGCAGTCTGGGAGATAGCCTTGGTGTCGGTACCATAGCCAACAATGACGACAATGGTTATCTCTGGACTGGTAACGCGGGTGATGGAAACTTCAGCAATGGAGCCAACTGGTCAAATGGAAGTGTGGCGCCCAGTAGTTCGAATATCGCGATGTTTGATGGTGTGTGTAACGATGTGCCAGCCAATTGTAATGCAAGCACTTCGGCCAATATTAATGTTCAGGGGTTGTGGTTTAATAGTAACTATTCTGGATTGGTTACCCAAACAGCGGGTCATTCAGTGACCGTGGGCGCTGGCAACTGGATACAAGTGGGTGGTGTCTTTGAAGGTGGCAATTCAAATATTACCATTGGCGGGGGTTTCGATTTACGAAATGCCAGTTTTACTTCCACCACAGCCGATCTTTCGGTATCGAAAGATGTTGGAATTCACAATTCAACCTTTGACCATAATGGTGGGACCTTTAAGTTAACGGGCGGAAATCCTCCGACCGTAAATTTTTACGCGCCGAACACGACATTTAACAATCTAGAGATTCATAAAAATGCCGGTGGTTCAGGCGGAGCTGTATTGAAATTGGAAGCTGGCAGTACGGTGACTGTTGCGGGCAATATGGTCGTAAATATGACGGGGCTGTGGGGCAGCCGCCTTGAGGGGTTGAGTTCCACAATTGAAGTCATGGGGGATTACACCTCGCTACTTTCTGGTGGTAGTGATTCGTACAATGTTAAGCTTAAATTGGTTGGTGGCAATGGCCAAACTGTGAATGGTGCGGGTGGAAAGTTTCCGTCTATAGAAATTGCGAAAGCTCCGGGTGCCGTTGTGTCATTTATCAATGACCTTAAACTTACAGGGCATTTGGTTTATAGTAGCGGCATCGTCGATGTGTCTGGCCTAACAAGTCTATCATTTGTAAATACAGATGGTAACAATGTTACTGGAAATGTGAATGTCGACATGCCAGGTGTGGTTTTCCCGAATCTAAACGTGTTGATTTCTGGAGTTAGTTCGGGAAGTTGCAATGTGAATTTTTTAAGCGATATTGAGGTTTCTGGTGATGTGTTTGTTAACATGCAAGTTAGTGCGGCCCAACGCATTTATGGTCCGGGCCGCATTAAAGTTCAAGGCAATATTACTCTTCAAAGTCTAAGTGGCGGCAACGCTGGTTTTGACGCCATTGGCACTGGTGATCAGTATATAATCCGAACTGGTGGCACTTGGCCATCGGGAACCTTTGTGGTTAATAAGCCAAGCGGAAAGCTAAGGCTTTTATCGAATATCACCCTCAATTCTGCTGGCCAGGACTTCGACGTTCAATCAGGGAAAGTAGACATGAATGGCTACGATTTAACCGTCAATGATCAGCTGTCAACCAGCTATGGTACAGAAATCATTGAAAACTGTGGGGCTCTTTCTTATGGTGCCCACAATCCGGCCAATGGTACCATCGTATCGTCGGGATCAAGTCCTGATGTTTACATTACTGATGCCTTCGCTGATGAAGGAAATAGTCTAAGTTTCACCGTGACGCTATCCGAACCTGTGTGCGGCACAAGTTTTATAGCCGATTATGCCTCGAGTGATTCTACAGCCACTTTGGCTGATTCTGACTACACATCTTCGACGGGTACATTATCCATTCCGGCTAAGCAGTTAAGTGGCACAATTACTGTAAATACCACTGGCGATTCCAATATTGAACCAGACGAGTTGCTTATCATGACTTTAACTAATCCATCTGCCGGAACTTTAGCTGATGCTGTTGGTTGGGGACAGATTTTGGCCAATGAAGATAGCGGTTTCGTTTGGACCGGCAATACCGGGGATGGCGATTTTTCAAATAATAACAACTGGTCCGGCCTAGTCGTTCCAGGGTCGACCGACATCGCTATATTCGATGCCACTTGCAACGATGTTCCCGCCAATTGTAATGTGCACACTTCGGCAAGTGTTAATGTGTCTGGGCTTCGAATGTATAGTAGCTATCCCGGTATCTTCACTCAAAACGCTGGTCATACTATATCCGTGGGTACAGCTTATTGGAAGCAAACAGGTGGGACGTTTGTGGGCGGCGATTCTACCATTGATTTGGATGAGTTCTATTTAGAGTCGGGATCATTTACTTCCACATCAGGCACATTGACCGTAGGTAGAAATCTAGGCTGGAATCCTGCCAATGACAACGATAACGGTTTTGTTTTAGGCAAAAATGCCATATTCCTTCACAATGGCGGGACGGTCAGGTTTGATGGCTACGGGTCAGTTTCTGACAGCGGCATAAGTATAGCAACAATTAAATCGCCTAAAGGAGTTGCGTTTTATAACCTTGCCATCGATGTGAGCGATAATGGATATGGTGGGTTGGATGATGCCCTGTTTGAATTCATCGCGGCACCGAGTGGATCTTATGTTGTTGAGGGAAACTATACTCACAGCAATGGTAAGGTGATTGGGCTGGGGGTTGAGCTCGACCTTCGGGGAAATGGGCTTTGGGAGTGTGTAAATGCCACTTCAGATTGTGCTTTTTCTACCAGTGTGAACAACGCAAACTTGGCGACTATTTGGATCAACATTAATGGCACATTAGCCCAGGAGTACGATGTTGCTGATGGTGCTGCTGCCCCTCACATTCGGGTGAATACGAATTCAAGTTTTTCGCCAGCCGCGGGCGAAACATCTTCGAAGTTTGGAAACCTTGAGTTGATTAAGGGAACATTTAATGCACCATCTTCAGAGTTGTCGCTTTCCCCCGCAATGGGATGGGGAGTTACGGGTACAGTGAATAATGGCGGCTTTGTGGTTTTTCCCGGGGCATCGGTTAGCGGACTAAACTCCCTTGTAATTGGAGCCTTTGCCGGTGCCTCAGACGGCATGGCTGTTATCTTTAACGTAGACGTGCCGACAAGTTTGACTATGACTAATTTGACGATAGATGTAGATGATATAGGTTATGGTCACTGGAGCGATGCCAAGATGGAAATAGCAGCTGGTGATACTCTCGTTATTACCGGAAACTTGACCGTTGATGAGGGAGTTTTAAATGGCGGCAGTATTGAAGTTCAAGGAAATGCCGCGTTTAATTGTGCTGATGCGACGTCGGATTGCAGTTTTGGTGGTTCAACGCTGATATCAATGACTGGCTCAGGCAATGTGAATCTATCACAAGCAACCTCTGCTGTTGTTCCCGGTGGTGCATTTACCGTGGGTAAGGACAACACAACAGACAATGTGACGTTGCTCACAAACTTTGACTTGGACACAGCAGGTCAAGACTTGAATGTCACCCAAGGTATCCTTGAAGTAGACGATTACCTAATGAGTGTCCATGGCGATGCCAATGTGAACGCCAGCGGTGATGTTTTATGTTCAGGAAGTGGTTCGTGGAATCTACTTGGTACGCTTGCCGGTGCAACCACCTGCGCACCTTAA